Proteins encoded in a region of the Paenibacillus pedocola genome:
- a CDS encoding ABC transporter ATP-binding protein — MITEEKLLDSANASGEAPVIELESLTKRYGAFTAVDNLSLRIRKGEVFGLLGPNGAGKTTTILMMLGLTERTAGSARICGFDPARSALQVKRRVGYMPDDIGFYEDRSGLDNLVYTARLNGAAPAEAQKRAKELLEKVGLAGSARAKVSTYSRGMRQRLGLADVLVKQPEVIILDEPTLGIDPEGVRELLRLISDLSRNEGITVLLSSHQLQQVQQICDRVGLFVQGKLIACGDIATLSVELNQERRVEVELAVRPWSEALSARLKALPGVLEVQSGEWKKEEAIPGSSRVTLACDRDLTAAIASEVIHSGAELYDMRRREFGLDEIYHRYFEKKEE; from the coding sequence ATGATTACTGAAGAAAAGCTATTGGATTCAGCCAATGCCTCCGGGGAGGCACCGGTCATTGAACTGGAATCCCTGACCAAGCGCTACGGGGCATTTACCGCAGTAGACAATCTTAGTCTACGTATCCGTAAAGGAGAAGTCTTCGGGCTTCTCGGCCCGAATGGCGCAGGCAAAACGACGACCATTCTGATGATGCTCGGTTTGACTGAGCGCACAGCAGGCAGTGCCAGAATCTGCGGCTTCGATCCGGCTCGCTCAGCGCTTCAGGTGAAGCGGAGAGTCGGATATATGCCGGATGATATCGGCTTTTACGAAGACCGCAGCGGACTGGATAATCTGGTCTATACTGCCAGGCTGAACGGTGCTGCGCCTGCAGAGGCGCAGAAGAGAGCCAAAGAGCTGCTGGAAAAGGTGGGCCTGGCCGGCAGCGCACGCGCCAAGGTATCCACCTATTCCCGGGGGATGCGGCAGCGGCTCGGCCTGGCCGATGTGCTGGTCAAGCAGCCCGAGGTTATTATCCTCGATGAGCCGACGCTCGGGATCGACCCCGAAGGGGTCCGGGAGCTGCTGCGGCTAATCTCTGATCTCAGCCGCAATGAAGGCATAACAGTGCTGCTCTCCTCCCATCAGCTGCAGCAGGTACAGCAGATCTGCGACCGGGTCGGTTTGTTTGTCCAAGGCAAGCTGATTGCCTGCGGCGATATTGCTACGCTCTCTGTGGAGCTGAACCAGGAGCGCCGGGTAGAAGTAGAACTGGCAGTCCGGCCGTGGAGTGAGGCGCTGAGTGCCCGGCTGAAGGCTTTGCCGGGTGTTCTTGAGGTGCAGAGCGGGGAGTGGAAGAAGGAGGAGGCTATTCCCGGCAGCAGCCGGGTAACACTGGCATGTGACCGGGATTTGACCGCCGCCATTGCTTCCGAGGTTATACACAGCGGTGCAGAGCTTTACGACATGCGGCGCAGGGAATTCGGGCTGGATGAGATCTACCACCGCTACTTTGAGAAGAAGGAGGAATAA
- a CDS encoding ABC transporter permease, with protein MIAKLSGAMLPEKVWNRLRGWFRQSGAASVSPEREAGSRSAFWVMVQKELGDHIRSWRFTILIGIIVLACIGSIYSSITAIKGGSSDGQSGTTFLFLKMFTLSSSTLSLPTFTTFLSWLGPLIGISLGFDAVNSERNKGTLGRLLSQPIYRDDFLKAKFTASLLLIAIVVFSLGLSVTGLGLLTIGYPPTPEEFWRILFFLIIAVVYIGFWLNLSILFSIRFRQAATSALSGIAAWLFLTLFYSMIINLIDSATAVSQMATVSEQLHHANFILTLNRLSPTELFSETISTLLSPGVRSLGPLTMDQLVGAISSPLSLGQSLLLVWPQLTGLLAATVLCFGLSYYIFMRQEVRSRN; from the coding sequence ATGATCGCAAAATTATCCGGTGCTATGCTCCCGGAGAAGGTCTGGAACAGGCTGCGCGGATGGTTCCGGCAGAGCGGTGCAGCCTCTGTTTCTCCGGAGCGGGAGGCAGGCAGCCGTTCCGCTTTCTGGGTGATGGTGCAGAAGGAGCTGGGAGACCACATCCGCAGCTGGCGGTTTACGATTCTGATCGGAATCATCGTACTGGCCTGTATCGGATCAATCTATTCTTCAATCACAGCGATAAAAGGCGGGAGCTCGGATGGGCAGAGCGGAACGACCTTCCTGTTCCTGAAGATGTTCACCCTGTCGAGCAGCACCTTATCGCTCCCGACATTCACCACGTTCCTGTCCTGGCTCGGGCCGCTGATCGGCATTTCGCTCGGCTTTGACGCCGTCAATTCCGAACGGAACAAAGGCACATTGGGACGATTGCTGTCTCAGCCGATCTACCGGGATGATTTCCTGAAGGCGAAATTCACAGCTTCACTGCTGCTGATTGCCATTGTGGTGTTTTCGCTCGGGCTGTCGGTGACCGGACTCGGACTTTTGACCATCGGTTACCCCCCGACACCGGAGGAATTCTGGCGTATTTTGTTCTTTTTGATCATTGCCGTGGTCTATATCGGCTTCTGGCTGAATCTCTCGATTCTGTTCTCCATCCGCTTCCGGCAGGCAGCCACTTCCGCATTGTCGGGCATTGCTGCCTGGCTGTTTCTGACCTTGTTCTACAGCATGATTATCAATCTGATCGACAGCGCTACAGCGGTATCTCAGATGGCTACCGTCAGTGAGCAGCTGCATCATGCCAATTTCATTCTTACCTTGAACAGGCTGTCTCCGACAGAGCTGTTCAGTGAGACGATATCGACGCTGCTGTCGCCGGGTGTGCGTTCTCTTGGACCGCTGACGATGGATCAGCTGGTCGGAGCGATCTCAAGCCCTTTATCACTGGGCCAAAGTCTGCTGCTGGTCTGGCCGCAGCTGACCGGTTTGCTCGCGGCTACAGTTCTCTGCTTCGGGTTGTCCTATTACATCTTCATGCGCCAGGAGGTCCGTTCACGGAACTGA
- a CDS encoding M42 family metallopeptidase: MNQETMDLFKTLTEFPAAPGFERELRAYVKDAMLPYTDEFVQDRLGSLFGVLRGEENGPKIMVAGHFDEVGFMVTGITGNGMIRFQPLGGWLASAVASQRLQIITPKGTLTGVVGSTPIHLLSPEERNKTGDISKMYLDIGADSREEAESFGVKPGQQILPICPFTPLANPKKIMAKAWDNRYGVGLAIELVKALHGKKLPNTVYAGATVQEEAGLRGARTAANLLVPDIFFGLDASAAADMTGDRQAFGQLGQGALLRIYDPTMITHRGLIEYVQDTADTHRIKYQYFVSQGGTDAGQVHVSGIGVPSAVIGICSRYIHTASSVIHSDDYEAAKELLIKLVEGLDRTTLQTILENS, from the coding sequence ATGAACCAAGAAACGATGGACTTATTTAAAACACTTACCGAATTCCCCGCAGCTCCGGGCTTCGAGCGCGAACTGCGCGCTTACGTCAAGGATGCTATGTTACCTTATACGGATGAGTTCGTGCAGGACCGGCTGGGAAGCCTTTTCGGCGTACTGCGCGGCGAAGAAAACGGCCCCAAAATTATGGTCGCCGGTCATTTTGACGAAGTAGGCTTCATGGTCACCGGTATTACAGGCAACGGAATGATCCGGTTTCAGCCGCTTGGCGGCTGGCTGGCGTCGGCAGTGGCGTCACAGCGGCTGCAGATCATTACCCCGAAGGGCACGCTGACTGGTGTGGTCGGCAGCACGCCGATCCATCTGCTAAGCCCGGAGGAACGTAACAAAACCGGCGATATCAGCAAAATGTATCTGGATATCGGTGCAGACAGCCGGGAAGAAGCTGAGAGCTTCGGCGTGAAGCCAGGCCAGCAGATCCTGCCGATCTGCCCGTTTACACCACTGGCCAATCCGAAGAAAATTATGGCCAAGGCTTGGGACAACCGCTATGGCGTGGGCCTCGCGATTGAACTGGTCAAGGCGCTGCACGGTAAAAAGCTGCCGAACACGGTCTATGCCGGTGCTACGGTGCAGGAAGAGGCCGGCCTCCGCGGCGCTCGCACCGCAGCCAACCTGCTGGTACCAGACATTTTCTTCGGCCTGGATGCCAGTGCCGCCGCCGACATGACCGGCGACCGCCAGGCCTTCGGCCAGCTCGGCCAAGGCGCACTGCTGCGGATTTATGATCCGACCATGATTACCCACCGCGGACTGATTGAGTACGTCCAGGATACAGCAGATACCCACCGGATCAAGTACCAGTATTTCGTTTCCCAGGGCGGAACGGATGCCGGCCAGGTACATGTCAGCGGGATCGGCGTTCCGTCTGCGGTAATCGGAATTTGCTCCCGCTACATCCATACCGCTTCGTCTGTGATTCATAGCGATGATTACGAGGCGGCCAAGGAGCTGCTGATCAAGCTCGTTGAAGGACTGGACCGCACCACGCTCCAGACCATCCTAGAGAACAGCTAA
- the spoVAC gene encoding stage V sporulation protein AC — MPAKTKKTGVKLRLDTMTPQDYEKLSKPFVPSRPVFKNCIRAFLSGGLICVLGQGIQEAFMAIFDMTSREASSPTVAVLILISVILTSFGVYDKLAQWCGAGTAVPVTGFANSMCSAALEHRAEGLVLGVGGNMFKLAGSVIVFGVVAAFVVGVVYAIMGWGGSH; from the coding sequence TTGCCGGCAAAAACCAAAAAAACCGGTGTCAAGCTGCGGCTTGACACCATGACTCCACAGGACTATGAGAAATTGTCCAAGCCTTTTGTGCCTTCCCGCCCGGTATTCAAAAACTGCATCCGGGCCTTTCTGTCGGGAGGTTTGATCTGTGTGCTGGGACAAGGGATCCAGGAGGCGTTCATGGCTATCTTTGATATGACCTCCCGCGAAGCCTCAAGCCCCACGGTAGCGGTGCTGATACTTATTTCCGTGATTCTGACCAGCTTTGGCGTATATGATAAATTAGCCCAGTGGTGCGGAGCCGGGACTGCGGTGCCTGTTACAGGTTTCGCCAACAGCATGTGCTCCGCGGCGCTGGAACACCGTGCAGAGGGTCTGGTGCTCGGGGTAGGCGGAAATATGTTCAAGCTGGCCGGTTCCGTCATTGTGTTTGGTGTGGTTGCTGCGTTTGTGGTCGGTGTAGTGTACGCCATTATGGGCTGGGGAGGTTCGCACTAA
- the spoVAD gene encoding stage V sporulation protein AD gives MEQLGSQTWKFTTRPVILGSSAVVGPEEGEGPLASDFDFIYDSLEMGEKTWEKAERALFEKASKLALMNADLEQDKLEFFVGGDLMNQIISSSFAARKLGVPYLGVFGACSTSMESLAIASMIVDSGGSKYALAGTSSHNCTVEKQFRYPTEYGSQKPPTAQYTVTGSGCAVVGRNDGSAQGIHVVSATIGKIMDLGLTDPFNMGTAMAPAAADTITAHFRDTALSPGYYDLIVTGDLASVGLPIAKELLAKEGIPMEQTTFNDCGLLIFDLDKQKYVIAGGSGCGCSAVVTYGHILKRMKKGELKRVLIVATGALLSPLSYQQGESIPCVAHAVALESGGEEQ, from the coding sequence ATGGAGCAGCTAGGCAGCCAGACCTGGAAGTTCACTACCCGTCCTGTCATTCTTGGTTCCTCTGCCGTCGTAGGGCCGGAGGAAGGGGAGGGACCGCTAGCATCGGATTTTGATTTCATTTATGATTCGCTCGAAATGGGCGAGAAGACTTGGGAAAAAGCAGAGCGTGCCCTGTTCGAAAAAGCCTCCAAGCTGGCGCTGATGAATGCCGATCTTGAGCAGGACAAGCTGGAGTTTTTTGTCGGCGGTGATCTGATGAATCAGATTATCAGCAGCTCCTTTGCGGCTAGAAAGCTGGGCGTACCCTATCTCGGGGTCTTCGGGGCCTGTTCCACCTCCATGGAGAGTCTAGCCATCGCCTCAATGATTGTTGATTCCGGAGGCAGCAAATATGCCCTGGCCGGAACCTCAAGCCATAACTGCACAGTGGAGAAGCAATTCCGTTATCCGACCGAATACGGGTCACAAAAGCCGCCGACCGCCCAATATACCGTTACAGGTTCAGGCTGTGCGGTTGTCGGCCGCAATGACGGCAGTGCACAGGGGATTCATGTGGTATCTGCAACGATCGGCAAAATTATGGACTTGGGGCTAACCGACCCATTCAATATGGGGACCGCCATGGCCCCGGCTGCAGCAGATACGATTACTGCCCATTTTCGTGATACGGCCCTGTCACCCGGGTATTATGATTTAATTGTGACCGGTGACCTTGCTTCCGTAGGTCTGCCAATTGCCAAAGAGTTGCTGGCCAAAGAGGGCATTCCGATGGAACAAACGACGTTTAATGACTGCGGACTGCTTATTTTCGACCTGGATAAGCAAAAATATGTGATTGCAGGAGGAAGCGGCTGCGGCTGTTCAGCCGTTGTAACTTATGGACATATTCTTAAACGGATGAAAAAAGGAGAGCTGAAGCGTGTGCTCATCGTAGCAACCGGAGCACTGCTCTCACCGCTGTCTTACCAGCAGGGGGAGAGCATTCCCTGCGTGGCGCATGCCGTAGCTCTTGAGAGCGGAGGTGAAGAGCAGTGA
- the spoVAE gene encoding stage V sporulation protein AE — protein MIYLWAFLIGGAICVIGQLMFDVLALTPAHTMSTLVVAGAVADAFGLYDPLVKFAGAGASVPITSFGNSLVHGALTELERDGWVGVVTGIFDVTSAGISSAIVFSFLAALVVRPKG, from the coding sequence GTGATCTACTTATGGGCGTTTCTCATTGGCGGGGCAATTTGTGTAATCGGCCAATTGATGTTCGATGTGCTCGCGCTGACCCCCGCCCACACGATGAGTACACTCGTAGTGGCAGGGGCGGTAGCCGACGCGTTCGGACTGTATGATCCGCTGGTGAAATTTGCCGGAGCCGGAGCCAGTGTGCCGATTACGAGCTTCGGGAACTCCTTGGTGCATGGTGCATTGACGGAATTGGAACGGGATGGCTGGGTCGGTGTGGTAACAGGCATTTTCGATGTGACCAGCGCCGGGATCTCCTCGGCAATTGTCTTCTCATTCCTGGCAGCGCTGGTCGTAAGACCGAAGGGTTAG
- a CDS encoding methyl-accepting chemotaxis protein, which yields MQNERKTELFWMRNKIIITIFWVVTVVGVILAFQVPKLWGTSAVAVPLAVALSLCNWKRKGVLVIPWIITVILTLMAFYLTLSSVDGLVVLLLCSLLLLYPHYKYYAVSAAVSAVNILVQLLIGAEDSGADSKLMLYFTSLGLYIIISVVLLVVSYLNEKLQSKSDQQREQVETASTQVEYLLSRVKTAVDGLYAFTARFKEEVEMTGAITSEVAIGFQEVSKGIEYQATSIGEITEAIAVSDQHIRDVAGYSQEMKELSEATAAVSEQGSGNVTMLAGQISELTETMDITSTQMQEFSRRSLDINEMLEGIMQISRQTNLLALNASIEAARAGEHGRGFAVVAGEVRKLAESSGKTADSISEVIAGLQQQTQTLIAQFEQSRSILQTGQESVQRTEEVFQSIQLNAQKVLAQAGEVEQSSAGMKHFSEKVVSEITEFSSVTEQSSAATEEILAGVEEQRRMTDNMVGSFKQLEGLIVGLNELVSDHNQTN from the coding sequence TTGCAAAATGAACGTAAAACTGAATTATTCTGGATGAGAAACAAAATTATTATTACTATTTTTTGGGTGGTAACTGTGGTTGGAGTCATTCTTGCCTTTCAGGTTCCAAAATTGTGGGGGACAAGTGCGGTCGCTGTTCCGCTGGCGGTGGCACTCAGCTTATGCAACTGGAAACGAAAAGGTGTGCTTGTAATTCCATGGATTATCACAGTGATCCTAACTTTGATGGCTTTCTATTTAACTTTAAGCTCTGTGGATGGTTTGGTGGTGCTGCTGCTCTGTTCTTTGCTGCTGCTCTATCCTCACTATAAATATTATGCGGTTTCAGCCGCTGTGAGTGCTGTCAATATTCTGGTCCAGCTGTTAATCGGAGCTGAGGACTCAGGGGCTGACAGTAAATTGATGCTCTATTTTACAAGCCTCGGGCTGTACATTATCATCAGCGTCGTGCTGTTGGTAGTCTCCTACCTGAATGAGAAGCTGCAGTCAAAGAGCGACCAGCAGCGGGAGCAGGTAGAAACCGCCAGCACTCAGGTGGAGTACCTTCTTAGCCGTGTGAAAACTGCGGTGGACGGTCTATATGCATTCACAGCCAGATTCAAAGAAGAGGTAGAAATGACTGGGGCCATAACAAGTGAAGTGGCAATCGGATTCCAGGAGGTTTCCAAGGGTATTGAGTATCAGGCAACCAGTATCGGAGAAATCACGGAAGCGATTGCAGTTTCGGACCAGCATATCCGCGATGTTGCCGGCTATTCCCAGGAAATGAAGGAGCTGTCGGAAGCGACTGCTGCGGTCAGTGAGCAAGGCAGCGGCAACGTCACAATGCTGGCGGGTCAAATCTCAGAGCTTACTGAAACGATGGATATTACCTCCACACAGATGCAGGAGTTCAGCCGGCGCAGCCTGGATATCAATGAAATGCTTGAAGGAATTATGCAAATCTCCAGACAGACCAATCTGCTTGCCCTTAATGCGTCCATTGAAGCTGCCCGTGCCGGTGAACATGGCCGCGGTTTCGCGGTAGTTGCCGGAGAGGTGCGGAAGCTGGCCGAAAGTTCCGGCAAGACAGCGGATTCTATCAGTGAAGTCATCGCGGGCCTGCAGCAGCAGACACAGACATTGATCGCACAGTTTGAACAGAGCCGCAGCATTCTGCAGACCGGACAGGAGTCGGTGCAACGGACGGAAGAGGTATTTCAATCAATTCAGCTCAACGCTCAAAAGGTGCTGGCCCAAGCCGGTGAGGTGGAGCAAAGCTCAGCGGGCATGAAGCATTTCTCGGAAAAAGTGGTGAGCGAAATAACAGAGTTCTCCAGTGTTACCGAGCAGTCCAGTGCAGCTACTGAAGAAATTCTGGCCGGTGTGGAAGAACAGCGCCGGATGACGGATAACATGGTGGGCAGCTTCAAACAGCTTGAAGGTCTAATTGTAGGTTTGAATGAACTGGTAAGCGACCACAATCAAACGAATTAA
- a CDS encoding AAA family ATPase, translated as MPVRQESTQIMKAVRSNLESCILGKTFEIELLLTALLAGGHVLIEDVPGTGKTQLIRALSRSMSGDYRRIQCNPDILPSDITGVSVYHPRDEMFHFRPGPVMTNILLADEINRATTKTQSALLEVMEERNVTVDGETYPLPHPFMLCATQNPIDFEGTYTLPEAQLDRFMLRISLGYPDSETEKNLLLSHQDGQPVDKLTPVTGMEQIAAIQEEIREVYVSDPVLNYLLDIVRQTREHPLVLLGASPRASLSFMMACKAYAFLQERDYVLPDDVKILAPYALGHRIILRPESRLDNVSVESLLQKLLQSIRVPVTMRQ; from the coding sequence ATGCCCGTACGTCAAGAATCAACGCAAATTATGAAGGCTGTGCGCTCTAATCTGGAATCCTGCATACTCGGCAAAACTTTTGAAATTGAACTCCTGCTCACGGCACTCTTGGCTGGTGGACATGTCCTCATTGAGGATGTGCCGGGAACCGGCAAAACCCAGCTGATACGGGCGTTGTCACGATCCATGTCCGGCGATTACCGGCGGATTCAATGCAATCCGGATATTCTGCCAAGTGATATTACCGGGGTATCTGTCTATCATCCCCGGGATGAAATGTTCCATTTCCGGCCCGGTCCGGTCATGACCAACATTCTGCTGGCGGACGAAATTAACCGGGCTACGACCAAGACGCAGTCGGCGCTGCTTGAGGTCATGGAGGAACGAAATGTAACCGTGGACGGCGAGACCTATCCGCTTCCCCATCCCTTCATGCTCTGTGCAACTCAGAACCCGATTGATTTCGAAGGCACATATACACTGCCGGAAGCCCAGCTCGACCGCTTTATGCTGCGGATCAGCCTTGGTTATCCGGATAGCGAAACCGAGAAGAATCTGCTGCTGAGCCACCAGGACGGACAGCCGGTGGACAAGCTCACACCGGTCACGGGCATGGAGCAGATCGCTGCTATTCAAGAGGAGATTCGTGAGGTGTATGTCAGTGATCCGGTGCTGAACTATCTGCTGGACATCGTGCGCCAGACCCGGGAGCATCCGCTGGTGCTGCTGGGTGCGAGCCCGCGGGCCTCGCTGTCATTCATGATGGCGTGCAAAGCCTACGCCTTCCTGCAGGAACGTGATTATGTGCTGCCGGATGATGTGAAGATCCTGGCCCCATACGCCCTGGGACACCGCATCATTCTCCGTCCGGAATCGCGGCTTGACAATGTGAGTGTGGAATCCCTGCTTCAGAAGCTGCTGCAGAGCATCCGTGTGCCAGTTACGATGAGGCAATAA
- a CDS encoding DUF58 domain-containing protein, producing the protein MKNYLSGAAAVIQPRKFAGILAIWAVTLLYVLFQGGKTSFMLFIMVSVLILYLVIGALGGVRRAKGTRSLYSEQEKPELLYAGGYLRVKLNITIPGFLPLPYVVVREILKRHNGESWVFEESLVPSLRGQGELLFQTPALERGSYTFENTDIIAEDIFGLVEHKGTFKAEGQFRVLPRAVFVPRWHLYERRSRLAGLQTSLLHSRRETTQINGVRDYIYGDRLTRIHWNATAKTGEWKSKEFEHESVPKTILVLDGSYMAYGSSSQFELAVSITASLLGFGIRDRIGIGLCCLDRTTKVFSPAESAAERQKMIQYLIDINAEGRGPLVPRLEKGHRMFPKGAYFVLISPQSGQPVLDVMRWAESRGMTPSHIQVRNPAGKAGSGEWLDVLKSRGVTGYSISSLQELPAILGGDTTV; encoded by the coding sequence ATGAAGAATTATCTGTCTGGGGCGGCCGCTGTCATCCAGCCACGAAAATTCGCCGGTATACTCGCAATTTGGGCTGTTACGCTGCTCTATGTGCTGTTTCAGGGCGGCAAGACCTCATTCATGCTGTTCATTATGGTCTCCGTGCTCATTCTTTATTTGGTTATCGGCGCCCTTGGCGGAGTCCGGCGGGCCAAGGGTACACGCAGCCTGTATTCGGAGCAGGAGAAGCCTGAGCTGCTCTACGCAGGCGGCTATCTGCGTGTGAAGCTGAACATCACCATTCCGGGCTTTCTGCCGTTGCCGTATGTAGTGGTAAGAGAAATTCTGAAGCGCCATAACGGCGAGTCCTGGGTATTTGAAGAAAGTCTGGTCCCCAGCCTGAGAGGCCAGGGAGAGCTGCTGTTTCAGACACCGGCACTGGAGCGGGGCAGCTACACGTTCGAGAACACGGATATTATTGCTGAGGATATTTTCGGACTGGTAGAGCATAAAGGCACATTCAAGGCCGAAGGGCAGTTCCGTGTGCTCCCCCGCGCAGTATTTGTGCCGCGCTGGCATCTGTATGAGCGCAGATCACGGCTGGCCGGGCTGCAAACCTCACTGCTCCATTCGCGGCGTGAGACAACACAGATTAACGGTGTGCGCGATTATATCTACGGCGACCGGTTAACACGCATCCACTGGAATGCCACTGCCAAGACCGGCGAATGGAAGTCCAAGGAATTTGAGCATGAATCGGTGCCTAAGACTATCCTGGTGCTGGACGGCAGTTACATGGCTTATGGCAGCTCCAGCCAATTTGAGCTGGCGGTTTCCATTACAGCTTCGCTGCTGGGATTTGGCATCCGTGACCGGATCGGCATCGGGCTCTGCTGCCTGGACAGGACGACCAAGGTATTCAGTCCTGCCGAAAGCGCGGCGGAGCGGCAGAAAATGATTCAATATCTGATTGATATCAATGCCGAAGGCCGGGGGCCGCTCGTGCCAAGGCTGGAAAAAGGCCACCGCATGTTTCCGAAAGGGGCATATTTCGTTCTGATCAGCCCGCAAAGCGGCCAGCCGGTGCTGGATGTGATGCGCTGGGCGGAGAGCCGGGGAATGACCCCTTCGCATATTCAGGTACGCAATCCAGCCGGTAAGGCCGGCAGCGGGGAATGGCTGGATGTTCTGAAATCACGCGGGGTGACGGGGTATAGCATCAGCTCCCTGCAGGAGCTTCCTGCAATCCTTGGAGGTGATACTACAGTATGA